Proteins from a single region of Flavobacterium sp. YJ01:
- a CDS encoding AAA family ATPase, with protein sequence MIKIHSIKALVTETEGGKFGFEYGFSSGLNILSGDNSSGKSTVLSCIYYCLGMEQLASYGNSDGLKECLKTSFKYNNQNFNVFESSAQLEISNQDGEKAIITRVIKSHYEEDPNLISVQINDESPQEKFIHAAGDTDHSDGFYKWLSDFSKIPIPLFVDDDGTTQKILYLQQIFASSFVEQTKGWSDFFAQIPVFNTKKAKQKIVEYTLGLSGLIEEFELDKLKQREKEYKNVWTNTVETFQTITSYYNLLTANLTETFTAELSPAKISKLDLQTRDTKGNYSTLEQIISDLTEKNRILTINNTLDLSKVTSTEILSKQEEVSKKLAFLNKELQKVNEQQVNEEIKIKNYLFTVDHLSREIEALEGINKLNKLQSFHIGAVENCPVCNSSLLTNPNIELKNIDRVDGSKSISFYKSERSLYESYLKSSQNLSERFDKIVNYYQEKISELKNTLSILDKELLDDSRIPSRISIDEEIRIKFELEKMTKIRHQFKRFKTDLMEISEKLAQIRARKEVLKRHFELDQKKIYDFKNQFIHYLEKFGYSKEILSRIYISQEESNKLFPVVSVGTITPQPIRLLSSASDFIRAQWAFYMTLLVKAELHLGILILDEPGQHAIASADLKELLKETSKNKDRQILVAISKEDKVTISENGQINKVEVDLLNILEETKLIKDQDYTINIIDSHDRKDKCIQPMQY encoded by the coding sequence ATGATCAAGATTCACTCAATTAAGGCATTGGTCACAGAAACTGAAGGTGGAAAATTTGGTTTCGAATATGGCTTTAGTTCTGGACTAAATATTCTTTCTGGCGACAATTCTAGCGGTAAATCTACAGTATTGTCCTGCATCTATTATTGCCTAGGTATGGAACAATTGGCCAGTTATGGTAATTCTGACGGCCTGAAAGAATGTTTAAAAACTAGTTTCAAGTACAATAACCAGAACTTTAATGTTTTTGAATCGTCCGCACAACTAGAAATCAGCAACCAAGATGGCGAAAAGGCTATAATTACAAGGGTTATAAAATCTCATTATGAGGAAGACCCTAATTTGATTAGCGTCCAGATCAATGATGAATCACCTCAGGAAAAGTTTATACACGCTGCAGGTGATACTGACCATTCTGACGGCTTTTATAAATGGCTTTCTGATTTTTCAAAAATACCAATACCGCTTTTTGTCGATGATGACGGAACTACACAAAAAATACTGTACCTGCAGCAGATATTTGCGAGCTCATTCGTGGAGCAGACAAAAGGCTGGTCAGATTTCTTTGCACAGATTCCTGTTTTTAACACAAAAAAAGCCAAACAAAAAATTGTAGAATATACATTAGGTCTTAGCGGATTAATAGAAGAGTTTGAACTCGATAAACTAAAGCAGCGCGAAAAGGAATATAAAAATGTTTGGACAAATACTGTCGAAACTTTTCAAACTATTACGTCATATTACAATCTGTTAACCGCGAACCTTACAGAAACATTTACAGCTGAACTTTCACCGGCAAAAATCTCAAAACTTGATTTACAGACTAGAGATACCAAAGGCAATTATAGTACCTTGGAGCAAATAATATCAGATCTTACCGAAAAAAATCGGATTTTAACTATAAACAATACCTTGGATCTTTCCAAGGTAACCAGTACCGAAATTTTATCAAAGCAAGAAGAAGTAAGCAAAAAATTAGCCTTTTTAAATAAGGAACTACAGAAAGTTAATGAACAGCAAGTAAATGAAGAAATCAAAATAAAAAATTATTTATTTACAGTTGACCATTTAAGCAGGGAGATCGAAGCTCTTGAAGGGATAAATAAACTTAACAAGCTGCAATCTTTTCATATTGGAGCTGTGGAAAATTGTCCTGTCTGCAACTCATCTTTATTAACTAATCCCAACATCGAACTTAAAAATATAGACCGAGTTGACGGTTCAAAATCGATATCATTTTATAAGTCCGAACGAAGCTTGTACGAATCCTACCTTAAAAGTTCACAAAATCTTAGTGAACGTTTTGACAAAATTGTCAATTATTACCAAGAGAAAATTAGTGAATTAAAAAACACTCTGTCTATTCTAGATAAAGAGCTATTGGACGATTCACGAATTCCCTCACGTATAAGCATTGACGAAGAAATCCGTATAAAGTTTGAACTTGAAAAAATGACTAAGATTAGGCATCAATTTAAGAGATTTAAGACAGACTTAATGGAAATCTCGGAAAAACTTGCACAGATACGAGCTCGAAAAGAAGTGCTTAAACGCCATTTTGAACTTGATCAGAAAAAGATTTATGATTTCAAAAATCAGTTTATTCACTATTTGGAAAAATTTGGCTATTCCAAAGAAATACTTTCACGTATTTACATTTCTCAAGAGGAATCAAATAAACTATTCCCAGTTGTAAGTGTCGGCACCATTACACCGCAACCTATTAGATTACTATCGTCAGCTAGTGATTTCATTCGCGCACAATGGGCATTCTATATGACTTTATTAGTAAAAGCTGAACTACATCTTGGAATCTTAATTCTTGACGAACCAGGACAGCACGCGATAGCATCTGCGGATTTAAAAGAATTGCTAAAGGAAACCAGCAAGAATAAGGATCGACAAATATTGGTTGCAATTTCGAAAGAAGATAAAGTAACAATTTCTGAAAATGGTCAAATTAACAAGGTAGAGGTGGATCTTTTAAATATTCTTGAAGAAACTAAATTAATTAAAGATCAAGACTATACAATTAATATTATCGATTCGCATGATCGAAAAGACAAATGCATTCAACCTATGCAATATTAA
- a CDS encoding phage exclusion protein Lit family protein codes for MKKSIKLPSHTGEQPIRVLKHNLSNRFENLHGDFAKEIQEMINSGKLFPGIYYHVSPRAITQKQKPYVDETGKVNIHETFMSFVWINCFSLFVMYEEGVAKPMQKKQGQANIEEVNVALLNITEELFQYGKSLVVAYSPWDKKYLPNPEEFSEEEEFHVLRTNSLYMYAMTFILAHEYAHLELDHFNKKNQTSIEKEIEADNRAIELLLNCRDDENKKTVEYGLLMGFVSMLFLKDNVYGQETHPDTDERIKTYLSILDAPPEEPIWGVATLAIKLWDNQFQLGFSYPNFVDDFKIFFYQMCSQIKKQDL; via the coding sequence ATGAAAAAAAGTATAAAACTTCCCAGTCATACTGGAGAACAGCCTATTCGCGTCTTAAAGCACAATTTAAGTAATCGGTTTGAAAATTTGCATGGTGATTTTGCAAAGGAAATTCAAGAAATGATAAATTCTGGCAAACTTTTTCCTGGTATTTATTATCACGTTTCGCCTAGAGCAATAACACAGAAACAGAAGCCTTACGTTGATGAAACAGGTAAAGTTAATATTCATGAAACTTTTATGTCATTTGTCTGGATAAATTGCTTTAGTTTATTTGTTATGTATGAGGAAGGGGTTGCTAAACCAATGCAAAAAAAGCAAGGGCAAGCAAATATAGAGGAAGTGAACGTAGCTTTATTAAATATAACTGAAGAACTTTTTCAATATGGCAAATCTTTAGTAGTAGCTTATTCTCCTTGGGACAAAAAATATCTTCCAAATCCTGAAGAATTTTCAGAGGAAGAGGAATTTCATGTTCTTAGAACTAATAGTTTATATATGTATGCTATGACTTTTATATTGGCACATGAGTACGCGCATCTAGAATTAGATCACTTCAATAAAAAGAATCAAACTAGTATTGAAAAGGAGATTGAAGCGGATAATCGAGCAATCGAGTTACTTTTGAATTGTCGGGATGATGAAAATAAAAAAACTGTTGAATACGGCCTTCTCATGGGTTTTGTTAGTATGCTATTTTTAAAGGATAATGTTTATGGACAAGAAACTCATCCTGATACCGATGAAAGAATAAAAACTTATCTCTCAATCTTAGATGCACCTCCTGAGGAACCTATCTGGGGAGTAGCAACCTTAGCGATAAAACTTTGGGATAATCAATTTCAACTTGGTTTTTCTTATCCAAATTTTGTAGATGATTTTAAAATTTTTTTTTATCAAATGTGTTCGCAGATCAAAAAGCAGGATCTCTAA
- a CDS encoding restriction endonuclease: MDGTNTLDWKTYESITKYIYETLGKETGVKVKGYGSSCKVTGKSGINHQIDVLTSHSDGVHTYDTAIECKYWKEKVNKDIVMKVSEIIDDASINKGVIVSKGGFTPDGITFAKYRNIGLVELREINDNDLEKHRREIDTGEFRINLNILITSPVILNLDIGNNRMLEFEHELDFYNYAIILSNGKQVLLSSYAEDFRREVGKGHKEKLQTKRHKIPGSILVHRITNASISLDEITFTGKLTEIDASKKIEVKLVDKVWLIMKSIFDERIFTFSQTGIISEHKK, from the coding sequence ATGGATGGAACAAATACTTTAGATTGGAAGACTTACGAATCCATTACAAAATATATTTATGAAACCCTTGGGAAAGAAACTGGGGTCAAGGTTAAGGGATATGGCAGCAGTTGCAAGGTTACTGGCAAATCGGGGATAAACCATCAAATAGACGTGCTGACTTCTCATTCTGACGGTGTACATACCTATGATACCGCTATAGAATGCAAGTACTGGAAAGAAAAGGTAAACAAGGATATCGTTATGAAGGTGTCTGAGATTATTGATGATGCCAGTATCAATAAGGGGGTCATTGTTTCGAAAGGCGGTTTTACACCAGACGGCATTACTTTCGCAAAGTACCGAAACATTGGTTTGGTAGAATTAAGGGAAATCAATGACAACGACTTGGAAAAGCATCGCAGAGAAATAGATACGGGGGAATTCAGAATCAACCTGAATATATTGATTACAAGTCCAGTGATACTAAATTTAGATATCGGCAATAATCGAATGCTTGAGTTTGAGCATGAGCTGGATTTTTATAATTATGCAATTATTCTTAGTAATGGAAAGCAGGTTTTACTATCATCATACGCTGAAGATTTCAGGCGTGAGGTGGGTAAAGGTCACAAAGAGAAACTGCAAACAAAACGCCATAAGATTCCAGGAAGTATTCTAGTTCACAGGATAACCAATGCATCTATAAGTCTGGATGAGATAACATTTACAGGCAAGCTTACCGAAATTGACGCGAGCAAAAAAATAGAAGTCAAGCTTGTAGATAAGGTCTGGCTGATTATGAAATCAATTTTTGACGAAAGGATATTTACCTTTTCCCAAACCGGAATTATTTCAGAACATAAAAAATAG
- a CDS encoding Shedu immune nuclease family protein gives MDNFLKLIKDLAWPELIIEDEISIKDTDKVIFRKNSGKGELLLVQRYLETVPAVNEGDEELERVAFRYIYSNLEMIKFPLSFPIEEVLTKDLKLRHYASIDDVFHFNSRQIKILEITAETDRFELQENKRTLLFNPTEFLRILSTYNGFYTEGKSYSKKLINYKSNEFQKSYFGIEKEKKTLSSKGEFSFLIDRFNIPTKKNKTDFERYLNDNDLLALQELNLKLIQKEVFGADYLTKLNDYFIKVRLEEIISLGREILNLKSSSLVSAAAKKTIAKVESDGRKIKQMESVWQKYFENYLSFLIFSYQKLYPKIELNVDLSKKYPDFIGINHFGGVDILEIKTHLKHVVTKDPSHDNYAFSSELSKAVIQTINYMDALIQEKIKSKTIKEDLKGEILEGNIYRPRGIIIISSYEYLAKGIKVTDPEFKKVQRDFTKLRNGLHNIQILTFDELLNMAENYKDNIVK, from the coding sequence ATGGATAATTTTTTAAAATTGATTAAAGATCTGGCATGGCCGGAGTTAATAATTGAAGATGAAATTTCAATTAAGGATACAGATAAGGTAATTTTTAGAAAAAATAGCGGGAAAGGTGAATTGCTCCTGGTGCAGCGGTATCTTGAAACTGTGCCGGCAGTGAATGAAGGTGATGAGGAACTAGAAAGAGTGGCCTTCAGGTACATTTATTCTAATCTAGAAATGATAAAATTCCCTCTTAGTTTCCCTATAGAAGAAGTTCTCACAAAAGATCTGAAACTGAGGCATTATGCTTCCATTGACGATGTGTTTCATTTTAACTCCAGACAAATCAAGATTTTGGAAATCACAGCTGAGACAGACAGATTTGAACTGCAGGAGAACAAACGTACCCTTCTTTTTAACCCTACAGAATTCTTGAGAATATTAAGCACATATAACGGCTTTTATACCGAAGGAAAGAGCTATTCTAAAAAGCTGATAAATTATAAGTCAAATGAATTTCAAAAGAGTTATTTCGGCATTGAAAAGGAGAAGAAAACGCTGTCAAGCAAGGGTGAATTCAGTTTTCTCATAGACCGCTTTAATATCCCGACCAAAAAAAACAAAACGGATTTTGAACGCTATTTAAACGATAATGATCTACTGGCACTCCAGGAACTAAATCTTAAACTAATTCAGAAAGAAGTATTTGGAGCGGATTACCTTACAAAATTAAATGATTATTTTATAAAAGTAAGATTAGAGGAGATAATATCCCTGGGACGCGAAATACTGAATCTGAAAAGTTCCAGTCTGGTGAGTGCTGCGGCCAAAAAAACGATTGCTAAGGTTGAAAGCGATGGCAGGAAAATAAAGCAGATGGAATCTGTATGGCAGAAATATTTCGAAAACTATCTTTCCTTTCTGATTTTTTCATATCAAAAGCTCTATCCTAAAATTGAGTTAAATGTCGATCTAAGTAAAAAGTATCCTGATTTTATAGGTATAAACCATTTTGGAGGAGTGGATATCCTGGAAATTAAGACGCACTTAAAACATGTGGTTACCAAAGATCCAAGCCATGATAACTATGCTTTTTCTTCAGAATTGAGCAAGGCCGTCATCCAGACTATAAATTATATGGATGCCTTGATACAGGAAAAGATAAAGAGTAAAACTATTAAGGAGGATCTCAAAGGAGAGATACTTGAAGGAAACATTTACCGCCCACGTGGAATCATTATTATTTCTTCGTACGAATATCTTGCTAAGGGAATAAAAGTTACGGATCCTGAATTTAAAAAGGTGCAGAGGGATTTTACAAAACTCAGAAATGGGCTTCATAACATTCAGATTCTGACTTTTGACGAACTTTTAAATATGGCGGAAAACTATAAGGACAATATTGTGAAATAA